Proteins encoded by one window of Erwinia pyrifoliae DSM 12163:
- a CDS encoding EAL domain-containing protein — protein sequence MGQSFISAQDLLLNQLLFIEQQAEFFRQHGLLCSLTIDFQQARAVVESTFIQQILSHLPFIRLKLSEHFPNLHDGMNNPLLRTLVEQLNILWLDDLGSGCANLHALQSNMFEAVKLERCFYRENVCKPWFSVLIKHIRRYANRVIVEGVADDEQLQTLYSSDIWAVQGYFMPMMAFDHLRYAIAARGDGG from the coding sequence GTGGGGCAGTCATTCATTTCAGCGCAGGATCTGTTGCTCAATCAGCTGCTGTTTATTGAGCAGCAAGCGGAATTTTTCCGCCAGCACGGGCTATTATGCAGCCTGACGATCGATTTTCAACAGGCTCGGGCGGTCGTAGAATCAACATTTATTCAGCAAATTCTCAGCCATCTGCCGTTTATACGGCTCAAGCTGTCGGAACACTTTCCTAATTTGCACGACGGCATGAATAACCCGCTGCTGCGCACGCTGGTAGAACAGCTGAACATCCTTTGGCTGGACGATTTAGGCTCCGGCTGTGCCAACCTGCATGCCCTGCAGTCGAACATGTTTGAGGCGGTAAAGCTTGAGCGCTGTTTTTACAGAGAAAACGTTTGTAAACCCTGGTTCAGCGTGTTGATCAAGCATATTCGACGCTACGCTAATCGGGTGATTGTAGAAGGCGTGGCCGATGACGAACAGTTACAGACGCTCTACAGCAGTGACATCTGGGCTGTGCAGGGCTATTTTATGCCGATGATGGCGTTTGATCATTTGCGCTATGCCATTGCTGCGCGGGGCGACGGGGGTTAA
- a CDS encoding SulP family inorganic anion transporter: MFNLKDFRAKDVKNDVLAGAVVSVALIPEATAFSLLAGLSPTIGLHTAFILGLVTAFFGGKPGMISGAAGSIIVVLISLITQHGYQYVLLATILAGLIQLSIGVLRLGKFIRLVPQPAIYGFVNGLAIVIMLAQFPMIKGQGPVMYALVALAMLIVWLFPKLTKAIPGSLAALIAISALAVGFGLDTKRVGDLADISGTLPQFHLPTAPLNWETLKIVLPYAVVIALVGLIESLLTLSVLDEMGSKKGAGNQECVAQGIGNTICGFFGSFAGCAMIGQSIINFTSGGRGRISNLVGALLLILFVVSLSQYIALLPVAALAGIMFVVCINTFEWSSLRRLKRMPKADAVIMVAVTLVTIFTDLALAVICGVIISALVFAWQHARISVVGQSMAEDQKTYRLEGPLFFGSTTAFQELFNPQNDPDNVVIDFARTRVMDSSGVEAIDKLTARYLEAGKSLRLRHLSADCISLLRQAGPFCSHEIDDPDYKVASNDV; encoded by the coding sequence ATGTTTAACCTGAAAGATTTCAGGGCTAAAGACGTTAAAAATGACGTACTGGCCGGAGCCGTAGTATCAGTAGCGCTCATCCCGGAAGCGACCGCCTTTTCTCTGCTGGCCGGTCTTTCGCCAACTATTGGTCTGCATACCGCTTTCATTCTAGGACTGGTGACCGCCTTTTTTGGTGGCAAACCCGGAATGATTTCCGGTGCGGCGGGTTCCATTATTGTGGTTTTGATTAGTCTGATAACCCAGCACGGCTACCAATACGTGTTGCTGGCGACCATACTGGCCGGATTGATCCAGTTATCGATTGGCGTGTTGCGGCTCGGCAAGTTTATTCGTCTGGTGCCGCAACCGGCTATTTACGGTTTCGTCAACGGGCTGGCGATTGTCATCATGCTGGCCCAGTTCCCGATGATTAAAGGGCAGGGGCCGGTGATGTATGCCCTCGTAGCGCTGGCTATGCTGATAGTCTGGCTGTTTCCTAAACTGACTAAAGCCATTCCGGGTTCACTGGCCGCGCTGATTGCCATCAGCGCTCTTGCCGTTGGTTTTGGCCTTGATACCAAGCGAGTAGGCGACCTGGCCGATATTTCCGGCACGTTGCCGCAGTTCCATCTGCCAACGGCTCCCCTTAACTGGGAAACGCTAAAAATTGTGCTGCCGTATGCGGTGGTGATCGCGCTGGTAGGGCTGATTGAGTCGTTGTTGACCCTGTCGGTTCTCGACGAAATGGGCAGTAAAAAGGGGGCAGGGAATCAGGAGTGTGTGGCTCAGGGGATCGGAAACACGATTTGTGGTTTTTTCGGCAGTTTCGCGGGCTGTGCAATGATCGGCCAGTCGATTATCAACTTTACCTCCGGCGGGCGCGGGCGCATCTCTAATCTGGTTGGTGCGCTGCTGCTTATCCTGTTTGTCGTTAGTCTGTCGCAGTATATCGCGCTGCTGCCCGTAGCGGCGCTGGCGGGCATTATGTTTGTGGTCTGTATCAACACCTTCGAGTGGAGTTCTCTGCGCCGCCTGAAGCGCATGCCAAAAGCGGATGCGGTCATCATGGTGGCCGTGACGCTGGTTACCATCTTCACGGATCTGGCGCTGGCGGTAATTTGCGGCGTGATTATTTCAGCGCTGGTTTTTGCCTGGCAGCATGCGCGTATCAGCGTTGTCGGGCAGTCAATGGCCGAGGACCAGAAAACTTACCGGCTGGAAGGACCGCTGTTTTTTGGCTCCACCACGGCTTTTCAGGAGTTATTTAATCCACAAAATGATCCGGATAACGTGGTGATTGATTTTGCGCGTACCCGCGTGATGGATTCCAGTGGAGTGGAGGCCATCGATAAATTGACGGCTCGCTATCTTGAAGCAGGTAAGAGTTTGCGGTTGCGTCATCTTAGTGCGGATTGTATCAGCCTGCTGCGCCAGGCCGGGCCATTCTGCAGTCATGAGATAGACGACCCGGACTATAAAGTTGCCAGTAACGATGTTTGA
- the ychF gene encoding redox-regulated ATPase YchF, with amino-acid sequence MGFKCGIVGLPNVGKSTLFNALTKAGIEAANFPFCTIEPNTGVVPMPDSRLDQLAEIVKPQRILPTTMEFVDIAGLVKGASKGEGLGNQFLTNIRETEAIGHVVRCFENDNIIHVNNKVDPADDIDTINTELALSDLDTCERALQRVQKKAKGGDKDAKAEQVALEKCLPHLEKAGMLRALDLSDEDKAAIRYLSFLTLKPTMYIANVNEDGFENNPYLDKVREIAAKEGSVVVPVCAAVESDIAELEDGDREEFMAELGIEEPGLNRVIRAGYSLLNLQTYFTAGVKEVRAWTIPVGATAPQAAGKIHTDFEKGFIRAQTIAFDDFIAYKGEQGAKEAGKMRSEGKDYIVKDGDVMNFLFNV; translated from the coding sequence ATGGGATTCAAATGCGGTATTGTGGGCCTGCCAAACGTCGGGAAATCCACCCTGTTTAATGCGTTAACCAAAGCGGGTATCGAAGCTGCCAACTTCCCGTTTTGCACCATTGAGCCTAATACCGGCGTAGTGCCAATGCCTGATTCACGTCTGGACCAGCTGGCGGAGATCGTTAAACCCCAGCGTATTTTGCCTACCACAATGGAATTCGTTGACATCGCCGGACTGGTCAAAGGCGCCTCGAAAGGCGAAGGATTGGGAAACCAGTTTCTGACCAACATCCGCGAAACTGAAGCTATCGGCCATGTAGTACGCTGCTTTGAGAACGATAATATCATCCATGTTAACAATAAAGTTGATCCTGCTGACGATATTGACACCATCAATACCGAACTGGCTCTGTCCGATTTAGATACCTGTGAACGTGCTCTGCAGCGCGTGCAGAAAAAAGCCAAAGGTGGCGATAAGGACGCGAAAGCCGAGCAGGTTGCACTGGAAAAATGCCTGCCGCATTTGGAAAAAGCCGGCATGCTGCGCGCACTGGATTTGAGCGACGAAGATAAAGCGGCCATACGTTATCTGAGCTTCCTGACTCTTAAACCAACCATGTACATCGCAAACGTTAACGAAGATGGCTTCGAAAACAATCCTTATCTGGATAAAGTACGTGAGATTGCGGCTAAAGAAGGTTCTGTGGTGGTGCCGGTTTGTGCCGCTGTAGAATCAGACATTGCCGAGCTGGAAGATGGCGATCGCGAAGAGTTTATGGCCGAACTGGGTATTGAAGAACCGGGTCTGAACCGCGTTATCCGCGCCGGTTACAGCCTGTTAAACTTGCAAACCTATTTCACGGCTGGCGTAAAAGAAGTACGCGCCTGGACCATTCCGGTTGGGGCAACGGCTCCTCAGGCCGCCGGTAAAATTCACACCGATTTCGAGAAAGGCTTTATCCGCGCCCAGACTATTGCTTTCGATGACTTTATCGCCTACAAAGGCGAACAAGGCGCGAAAGAAGCCGGCAAGATGCGTTCAGAAGGCAAAGATTACATCGTAAAAGATGGCGATGTGATGAACTTCTTGTTTAACGTGTAA